The nucleotide window GAGAACATGGTGATCCTAGAATggaatcctaaaaaaatgtttgttataaaTTTGCACGTTTTcacttactaagctaagtgaaatattccttgtagtggaataataatttactttgcctATGTGATCAGCCTAAATTCATATAATAACTCATCCAGTGTAAAAGGGTTTTGGGAACTGTGGTTTGGAGAGAAGAGGGAAAAATCCAATCTCCCAGCATCTGCCATGAATGTCTGGTGATGAGTATCCAAAGTTTCTTGGTAAAAGAAAAGGgtcaaaataaaagaagaatggaTAATCTGGACTTTTGTGCAAATTAACTGAAAAGTGTGCTTGCATTTATTGTATTGAATGTTTCCCATtcctaaatacattccaggtgtgcaaagtctggtaatttttattttagagcaGCCATAGATTAATTGGAAATGTTCGTACACAGTCTGCATGCTGCAGATAAAGATTCTTGCTTTTTTGGGGAAAGCTGTGCCTTCACTGCAGAGAACTGGCCCCTGTTGTGTCAGACCTATAGCATTCCAATCGGCCAGGTTCATGGTCCCTGCTGATTGAAGAGATCTGATTTAGCAATGGGGTGcactgcaaagagaccactgcttccacatagagtgcaaggatccttctctgcagtaTGCTGTCTATGAACAGGTTTTTCTAGCCAGGCTATTCCTGAATTGTGTAGCCTATTCAAGCTGTACTGTATATTCAAGGCTGGGACCTCTTTGCAAAGTGCTTTGTGGCTTTACATGAATTTTAACCCATTTTTAGTCATTCTCCTTTTACCAGATGAACCAAACTGGTTCatgaaattcaaacattttttttaccccatttatATTTGCAGTCTAGAGGAATGTGCTTATTGGATTTTCTTTAAAGACCATAATTAGTACATAACACAGCAGCATCAAAAAAGAATGTGCAAGCAAGGTAGTCCTTTTCCTGTTACCTGTTTTCTGCAGCATACGTGCatgatacttttttctttaacaaatgtatttttgcatatttgtgcATTGAGAATCTGTATTTAAATCCCTCTGTTATTTGGCTTCAATGCTCGTAACACACTTAACATTTGTATGCTGTGGTGTGTCATGGCACAGGGACATTTGGATCTGTTTGGTGTGTTGGGATGACTTTGTTTACAAAAGACAAGAATGTTATGACTGAAGCTTATTGTATATCCTTATCATTGTATGGACAAATACCTTTATTACTGAAGTTTCAGGGCTGTGCGCTAAGATTTATTCCTTGTGAATTTCTACTTTgtcattttagaaaaattgtCATAACAATGCAACCCACATACACCGTGTGTCACCATGCATTATGATAAAGGATGTTAGAATGGTGGTTACAACAACACACAAATGAGGAGTCAGCTGTAATTGCAATCCACACAATGTAATAGAGATCATTGCttactgaaatgttttacttattgcaaaacatttatacaatttctacatgcaatacaatacaatgcaatcaGTCATATTATAAATTAAAGAGCAACTTCATCCAATAGGCATAACCAGTcactaaactttaataaaaacaatgcaaaaatgttcACATACCATTAGACCTGTCAGGTTTTTTGCTGCTATTCTCTATCATCTGAAGAAACATTTTGGTCatagtcagaaaaaaaatctaacagtgGTTCCAACCTTCCAGTacttattaaagaaaagaatttttgtttctgttggaGGGTTCCCCTCACTTCCTATCTAGTAaaatgtcagcaggacaggaagtgataggaaataTTTGTAATGAGGCCCCAGGttgcagtaaaacctgacagggtTTAATCAATCTTTACATTATAACTAGAAAAGGTTTTAGCTTGAATTATAAGTCCACATATTTAggtttctttcattttatattattaaagtagACAGATTCAGCAGGGTTTCTTAGTGCTTTTGGACAGGCCTGCTGCCTCTTGTCACATGACTCTTTGCTTTCTAACCTGCTGTTTATGGACACTATGTAGTGTGGTACTTGAGGGAACTTCCAGGGAACATGTGGAAACTTTTTTTGAGAGTCCCGACAAGCATATTGATACGATGATGATGGAATGAGGCTCGTTCAGTGGCTAGGCTGTGCATCCTGAGCATTTTTCATGATGTCTGTGTATTAAGGAGAACATTAGTTTATATTAGTTTATGGATTGGTGTTAAACAGTCTCTCTCTGGACGGTCTAGCAGGTAAAGTGCTGCATTTTGTCACCTTGTGGATTTCCACCGTGCTCAGGTCACATTCCAACATCTCTCGGATCCAATCATCATCCAGAGAACCATCTACAAATTCCTGAAGACTGATGACAGCTAAAAAAGGAAGAACATATGAAACTTTAATATAGTTATCTCATTTTATTGCATTGGCCCAATTTATCGCAAAGGCCCAACAGCAAGTAGGACAATGTATATCCAGAATGTATATCTATTGTATATGTTAGGAGTTAGGGTGACAATGTGTCAGAGAAATCAAAGCGTTTCGCAAAGCTAGCCTTCTTCTTCAGGAATAATTGTGAGGTCTGGACATAAAGAAACAAGGACATCCCAATCATGCCTAAAGAGACAGCCTAGTTCTACGAAACGTGTCGATTGGGCCATGATTCCCCTGGGAGATTTACAAAGGGGTCTCATCTGAGTCATTAATAGAGATTATTTTGGACTTTTATGTTAAGTACAATGTTCATAAAGAGTACTGTTTGAGGATTGTTATCAATTTGTATCAAGATATCTTTCTAATTTGTTCAaataaaatctatacattttattatactgtttttgGAAATGCCTTAAATGTTCAACGTTTGTGAGTCAGAGGGTTCCTACACGTTTTGGAGATTGCTAGGGATGGGGCATGTCTTTTCTGGTTCTACCTTATCTTGGGGTCATCTATCCATAGTGACAATGTAACAAGTTCTCTACGTGACTTTTACCATTATGATCCTTGTCCAGACGGATGAAGATGCGATTAGTGCATTCCTCTGCAGTCATGGGGTTGAATTTAGTGATGGACGCTGCAACACTCATTTTATACACAGCCTGCAGAAGAGATAGGAAAAGTCACTCAGGTCAGTGGAAAAGCCGCTCACCTCACAAAGTTACAACTATCGCATCACTTTTGAATCACTTCAGTAGAGGAGACTGGGAAAATACTTTCgtctgtctgcagcagactgaataTACCCTCTCAGCTCAGGCTTAGTCACTGGAATCCTTGTAGTAATGAGAATTGTAACAGGCATGCATCATATGAAAATATGTTCATtcatgtacataaatatttacatttatgcttttttttaagacattgatattttcaatacattaaaatattgccACCGGACTTGTTGTCACAGAACTATCAGTGGACACACATGAGAAAATCCTAATGCATGTCTATCAGTGCAGTGATACCAACTTAACCCCCATGATCGCTCCTGAGAATGTTTCTTACTAATCTTCCAGCTTTTCATACCTGAATAAATCTGGCTTGCTCCACTTGTGTACCTAGTCATTAAGGTTGGCCTCTAGGTTGCTGACCATTCTTCCTGGTGTTTATCTGGTGTTATTGCCCGTCACATGAACTAGTTTGCCCTGGGACTTGGTCTATCAGTTTGCACCTTACTCGTTTTTATGTCCCTCTGGGTACCATCTCGTCTTATGTTTCATTACTCCCATAACTTGTTTGGAATCTTACTTCATCCCTGCCATGATGGGGCAAATCTAGAACCCACAACCAGGCAGTTTCTGTAACCAAAACATTCCACCGATAATACTAAGAAACATGGAGATGACAGGATGCTTCTAAATTAGCTATTTGGCTCCATCAGTTCTATTATGGAGGCCCAATGGAATTCTCAGAGGGCAGGAAAAATACTCCCTATATTACTTTTACTATATttagcacaataaaaataaatactgcataGAATTTCCTCTTGACATTAATTACCTTTGCCCTTAGATCTGCCTGCTATTCAGTGTCCTCACTGGGACCCctaaatgtttggggcatcttctttttttcccaaagttcattttttacaccattttttgtatttgtgtgttgtttttctgttctttatgtatatatttgacTAGATTCCATCCTtcattcccctgaggaagctatatGTGAAACGTTTTGTGAGAAGAGAAGAATATATagcattgtgtacattttttttagaaattggtGTTTAGAAGGCCAAAACTATTTCTTATAAGAAACCTTCCTCATCTGCTTGTACTTTACAGGTGGATGGGAGATATTTGTATATACACGATTTCTGGCTTTAAAGTTTTTactctttttgtaataaaacaacagCTTGATGTTTATTAGAATTTTACTGTGAGcctacaattttccattttctcacTCATTGTTTGCAATGTCAACTAACCTTCATGATATCCAGCATCTCAGTACGGGTGATTGCTCCATCTTTGTCCTTGTCGTACAGGTTGAAGGACCACCTAAGCTTTTCCTCCGGAGTGCCATGTGCAAGCATGCTGATTGCTGTAACATATTCCCGGAAGTCCACAATTCCATCCTATAGCCAAAGTAGTAGAAGAATTGTAATTCATGCAGTAAGCATTGATTACCTCCTCACAGTCCTGAGTATGGAGGTATGATCAGGATTGGCATATCCCAAAGAAACAAGACTTGCTAAAGGTAGACTTAAAGCATGACAGAAAATGAGTGTAAACCCTAACTGGTGCCCAAATTCATCAAAGTGCATGCTCACTTTAAAGAGATCCAGTcaccattttaaagtaaaaaatgttggtaaaagcATAGGTATACTTGaagcaaattttaatattttatgaagtttttttcttacaaagcatgacaagaataaaaaataatgactaaataaaatataatcaaacacatgattcagattttttttatcagatctgTCCGAATCACCATGCAGTGCTATTATCAATGCATAATAAAACTAAGGCTTAtttgcagaaaaatgaaaaagtacatCAATCAGAATAGTAAATGCTATATGTTCTCCatgcatccaaacaaaaaagcGGCTGCATCTGAGCTGAGTTGACGGGTGAATAATTTGTAATACACCCCACAGTTTTCACAGCTCAATAcaggacaaaaaaatgtacattcattaCTAATCCATGAACACAGTGATAATCACCATACCCTAACTATATGATTCCCCAGTATGGCACATAATCAAAAGGGCTGTTTAATTTTAatcaatattattacatataatataaatatatatataatatatatattataatcactttataataattataaatacctTTAGCTGCTACCCTAATTTATTATCTGCAGAAATATTACATATAGTTGAGAGAGTGTTTCTTTTAGAAAACCCAATAGTGCAGTGTATATACAACAGATGAGGGAAGTGGAGAAGCAGCATGTGCCAACCAAATATGCTGCAGTGCTCACATTTAGGAAGcatgttaaagtagaactaaagttccacttataGGAATCCATGATTgggtaggtcattattgcagaaggaaaagatCTGTAAATGTTACTGAACTGCACCTGTGGAAATCAGGTCTTCGGAACTGTCAGACAGCAATGTAATATGTgggcaaagctgtgtaaatctcagaactgggtGGACAGAATAACGGtcctttgacaggtaaaataGTCCccacatatgtatttttatccTTGTGTTTAAAGTTTTGCTGAATATGATTTTTAATAGAAAAGCTAGAAGTCCTCTTACCCCATTGGTATCCAGGGCTCGGAATATCTGCTCAGCATATTCTGAAGATTCTTTTCCCACAGTAAAGTCACAAAAAAACTGCCGAAATTCATGGAGAGTGATCAATCCACTGGGACATTCCTGGACAAACTTTctataagaaaacacaaaatgatgAGGAGAACCACATTGTCCATTAAGGGGACTGGCGTGAGTTTTGTGCAGAtttgttactttatttataaGGGAAACATAATTCCTAATAATTATTATGTCTTTTTGTAAAAGTTATGACTTTTCTATAAGACAAAAAGTTCTACTCCAGCGCTGAGTCTTAATTTCTTCCACAGtgccctgggaatcctttgtcatgtattattttttttttatatactgtatctatCTACTGAGTATAGggagaaaacatatttaaaataaaaggttataAACTGAAATAACATTCAGTTTAAATTTGTCTAAAGCATTATAGTTTTAGTTGAACTTtagacaaatataaacaaataaatacagttatatatcccttagcaaataatttcaaatatttgaaatgcagTTAGTGCACATATGTGAATTTGACCTAGTAGTCTATTGGGCTTCTTTGTAGATTAGACAGGGAGACGATTGGGTAGCACATTGGGCCCAAAAATGTGATTTACATGCACATGTCCAGCTAAAGGGACAATATAGAAGAGAACAGAGATATGATTCTCCTTCATAATGGAGAGGTGAAGTGACCTAGTTGGAGAAAAGTTCTGATACAAAAGACATTACTCCAACACATGACAGTATTTGAAATGCATTTCTTATGTTCagtaaacataacatttataatcCCCCATTCCTTGCTATAATATTTAATAGCTGGGTATGATCTGGATAAATGAGCTTGTTATACGCTTTAGGGACCTCAGTGGAGCatttttcttaatataaaaatagGAGACTTTGctagaaaaacacaaataatatttccAGGCGCCAGAAACTTTAAAAGTATCAATATTAGCTAGGAAATTTTTTTGGTGGAACAACCTTTGTTATATTATAGAATGATACCTTAAAGTCAACACTTTTTTCTCAAAGTATCTGTCTTTTCGGaggattgcttttaaaaaaaaataaacatttttctatgaGGAACAATAGATTTGAAAATTGCAAGTTTACTAAAGAGTGTATGGAGCCaaaaatatttgtctgttttcttttgtatccCATTGAGAATATATCCTGGAGGCACAACAAAGAATGTGAGAAAAAATCTTTTCAAATAAACAAGAAATACCAGAACAGGTCCCCAGAAATTGTTTCCTTATTCTTGTAATATTCAATGGAGGGTGAATGTCCCTATTAGGGCATAGAAAGCAAAGGATGAATAGCTAAACAGTGCCCACAGCTAACGAGGGCAGTGAGGACttgttctaaaacttttttattgtttggtaatAGTTTGTGCTATACAATACTTGAATGCAACGTGTTTACTTTGGACCTTAACTCTAACACTTTACCTGACTATAACTTAACCACCTTCTATCCTTGAACCAAATTACTAAAAACGTATTCTAGTGACTTAGCAGGTGAATGAGGATAAATAACCAGCACTGAGGTGGCTTTTACCATGCCATCAACCAATCACCAGCTTTCTTTTTAGTGTATTTCCTTCTAGAACCATAGAATTTCTTTTGATTTGAGACAATCAAGTTATTACTTTCACACATGCTTCTGACTCCTTGACCTCCTTTTCACCTTTTTCTGACCTGCACCTTCAGGCCTGCAGTTGACTTATTTCTGCTTTCAGCCATATTAAGCTGCTTTGGCATTTCTACTGACTTCTATAGCAAGAAAAGAAGATTGAAACCAATAAACCCTGTCTACACAATCCAATACAGATTTGTACAAGAGAAAGAAATAGCATCAGTGATTAGCAAGGATCTTCCCCTGAAAATctctcaaaaaacaaacagaagtcaTGTGTCCACCTACTTTCAGGAAAACtaacacaatgaccctgatttatgaaagctctccaaggctggagagaatacactttcagaagtgaactgggtgatccagcaaacctgggatagatctggtccaggattcaaaacatttgctagcaaatagaaaatcatttttaaaaatccattccatgttttctggatcacccagttcacttctgaaagtgtattttctccagccttgcagagctttcataaatcagggctaataTATCTTGGttatattaatgaataataaatctgGATAACCTTTGTCTATTAATTATTAAAGATTGAAGAAGGTGTTGGATACATTTATAGCTAAAACCAGACAAAGAGAACAGATAGACCtatgaaactaaaataaaacattgctgggGGTCTCCCTCAAAGATCATGAAAACTATTCCTTAACTTGTCAACTAAACTTGATGATTGATTAGAAAAATTGCTCTATAGCATACAATGCAAAAAGAGAGATAATTGgaaatgttacataaaaattcattaattcccacaatttattttaaattaaacagaaGACCCCAACAATCCCTTCATCATTCATAACAATCATTTCCCTGTGTCTGGACACAGAATCAATatcaaaaatatagaaacaacctaaaaaaacaaacaaaaaacaaaaaggagaacAATGGAAGTCCAATAAAGTGCAGGGAATCCAGGCTCAGGCATAACTAGGGCCTTTGTGTTAAAACATTGTAGCAGTTTGGTAGGAATCCttggtatttaatatatatgtcaCATCAAAGGGTGGTTAACCTAATATCAACTGAAATGACACATGCTAACTTCCAGTCTCCAGCCAGGAAAAGTCACACAACCTTTAAAAGTCAGGAACGCTGGGGAAAAAAAGGGTGAATCTTTCTGTCAAGGGTGATAGCGTGCCTGCTTTGTCAAcccaattaaaatatttattatattgcatctTACTATTTAACATTGAATGGTTGCATTCGTAggcctttatttttacctgatccTGCCAGTGTTGTGTAATCccaacacatttcctgtcctcgggtgacaacactcactgtacaATATCAATGAAGAAGCAGTATGACTAAGTACATGCAAAGTTATCAgatcactggatttctggcaagatcaaaaggtattttttgttttgcaaggaAAATTGAAGGAAACAAATAAGAGACGTTCATTGTTAGGTTTTACCTTACTTCTCCATTTCCAATCCCAAAGGAAATAGcactacacattttaaatattgataCTTTTCCTAGATTTTCCCAACtttctatgtatttgttttttgttttgtttttgaaaaatgctGTTTCTCTTCACATAATAAACAATGTAGGCAGGGAGTATTAGGACCCCGGTGCCGGGAATCCCCAAAATATTTACACTCTCATTTTAACCCCATAACAAAAACCCATCTCTTATCTGCCACATCCTCACGATTTGGCTTTGCCATCACAAttaacaaacacatatatatgcaaatgtatacaaaaaattaCCTATACCATTCATGCAGCTCCAGGACATAGGTGCCACATTTGCGTGGCATGGAAGCCACTTGACCCATGACTGAGCGACATCGGGAGAGCAGACTTCATCCCTGGTAGGAGAatttatataaggtaaaagaTTAGGGGACCGGCATCTGCCAAATGACATTACAAGTATTTAATCTGCTCAGACTCACTGCCCTGGGCCTAATGTGATTACATCTATTATAATTCACTTTAACCACAACACAGCCCTGCCTGAACCCTCTGGGCTGCCAAACACGGCTGGACGCTAAGAAGAACTGTTATGTATGTGAATATAGCATGCCAAATGCGCCAGGCTTTTCATAGACATGTCCCAACTACTCTGTGCCCAGAAAGGTCTTGTCACCATTGTTTAAAAGTAGATGTCAATCCTAACTGAATGTCATTTGCTAATGAACTGTGTATCCCAATgctactttttttgtaaaatactggtttcctgtactttttattatttttttcaactctTCCAGTTGCTTTTACCTACTCCATGTGTATATACACTCACTTGGAAGCCCACAGCCCACCTACTCTAgccagggccagatttctcatAAAGCCACCTAGGCCATGGCCAAGGGTGCCATGGTAATGAGGAGTGACATTCGTTCAGCTCACCCTAATTTGGAGCCCCTAAacttatcaataaataaagatttatttgtaaaataaatctgcGCATTcacaaaactatacctgtcataatATGCTACCCTGCCCCCTTCCCATTTTTTCTGGAGAGGGGAGATGTAGGAATTTGAAAATGTTCATACAACTGGGGGAcccttgtggctaacacccctaaaatgttatcaatacagtgtcattacaacattaaaaactCTTCTCATCCAAACgagctgccctgttacacatgtaACATGTAACTGTCCGCTTAATAGTTGGCCCGCACATTGCTGCCCACataccttctttgaaccccaatttctcagcaatagagatgtagggacctgaagatgtagcagtaagaacatgtctgctatctgtcacatgaattgcatttctctatAAATATCCAATGCAGAGTTATTGGAGTTCCAAAAAGGTTAGCGGCTAGCTATAACAGAATGCATTGTATGGTACAcatagtttctgctttttggttcagaaatggtgagcaggtTGCAATGTGTGTCACCCCAGCACTCTatgctttagttttgtatcttttatgggGAGGAGAAGCTCCTGgcctaggggggggggggggggaatgtatAAGTCCAGCCCTGTCCAGCATGGTCCCAAGTAATCCAGTGCGGCGGTGTACAGAAGATGTGTTGGGATGCTATTAGCACCACATCATACCAATGGATGAGATGCATCGTACCAATACCATACCAATGTATGATGTGGTGCTGCTGACTTTAACATGAAGCGCCTGAACAAGAACCTTCGTAGAAGGATCACCAGTAATTATTTTAGTGAACATACACAGTCCTGCTAGGGAAACAATTCTGGCACCGTTATTCAACACAGGCAATGCCATCATTACTTCAGGCCTGGATTAGTACTAATTAGTACAAAAATACTCACAAACATGGAGTCATCAGCAGTATGCTGAattcattaaatgttttattcacatcCCAATGAAGGTGATTCAAAGGAGCATGACAGCACCTTGACACACTTCATACTACCAGTACTTAGTCATAAAGCTTATATGAAATGCGTCAAGGTGCTGTCATGTAGCGTTAAATCATCTGTATTGGGATGTGAATAAAGTATCTGAATATAGAATAATGCTGACAACTCCTTATTGGTGAGTCAGTATTTTTTAATGAGAGATTGAGAACAACTAtgttggagaagatagaatattatgggtgaacctggatgatatAGAAAAtatggcatggatctggtccaggatcaaaaacatttgccaaatagaagcaaattattttaagaaatccattccaggtttgttggcttacccaggttcccccattaaaatctatcttttccagtcttggagagctttgataaatcagaccaaatGGATTTTCCCGATAGCACCGTcatattccaagatggcaatgTCAGCATTCCTCAGGCTAAGATTGTGAAAGATTTGTTCAGGGAGCAtcagacatcattttcacacatggattggccaccccagagtccagaccttaatctAAATGAGAATCTGTGGTGCTGGAAAAGACTTTATACAATGGTCAAACAACCCCATCATGTATTCAAGATCATGGAGAAAAATGaatgagctgataacttcctgtgcccTCACTGGTATTGGGTACAATGTCTCCAGTTTTCACTCGCCTATGtttcagaaattaaaaaagaattgatGTTTGtagttctaatattttttttttcataaggtgGAATCATTGCTTCACTATAGGTATAGTAAAATGagtgaaaactaatgcagccaaaaCTTATAAGGGGGAAGCAATATATGCCTCTTCTGGGTTTGATATAGTCTAATGGTAGGCTTGGTGATTTGGTGGCTTAGTAAGCTCAAGTAAATATTATTTgcagagttctcctttaaatatttattttccaatgaCTCATTAGAacaaatataacataacaaaaagagTATTTGTTTTCTCACATGAAATCTGGCCAAAGAAAAGATGATCACACACTGCAAACCTCTGCTGTTTGTTATTGGAACAAGAGAGGGAGAGTCATCATTGACTGAGGTTTATATGTCTGTGCCCTAAGttatgtacacacgccagatgattgtcatcatgaacagttgtgctcatcttaGATGGCAATATGGCATGTATACAGTGGCAACATCctaaggaggagagcacagtggggtgccgctcactcgtccTCCCCCCTGCCATctatatagaacagaatggcactgtgtgtacaaagATCGTTCATTTATCTagtactggaaacaatcacaaaagatgcagcaacaatcatctgatgtttgtCTGATGTCTGTATGGGACTATAGGATGGTGTCTGCCCCTAGGCCAGAGGTGGGCAATTCCTCAATGAGAATGagtgaaataaaggtttttacaaCCCCCAGATTGTGTTGAAAATCAGGAGATTTAGTGAAACTTCTCCACAttggtaaaatggtaaaatacattGTGGGGAGGGAGAGattgattattaataaaaattccCAGTTATTATCAATTACATACACTTCAGGGGCATCACAACAAAAGGTGCAATCCAAACACGTAAAATTTATTTGCtggaaattattaataatgatcatTTTCAGCATGACACTGAACTCAAGAGAATTGTACACCATACTGTCCTGATCGTGGGGGGGGGGAGTGAATAGCTCTCCTCCATTCACTTGTATAGTTGTCATTCCCCATCAATcgctcatggatccatcctgatggcTTTATGAATAGTGTAGATCCATGAATGAAAGGTGGAAAGCTCCTTTAAACTGAACCTGGTCTTTTGCCAAAATAAGACtcagcattttactttttttgcaggtaACTTTACCTATctgtggttttatattttaagtgATCAGTGTATGTTTGTCCTTGTCTCCAGATGTGACAACAGACTGCTATTACTTACATTAGCGGCTTACATTTACAGAGAGAATTCCCAAAGTATCTGAAGGTGCTGAGTAATCATAATAGCTGACTAGTCTTATAAATTAA belongs to Pyxicephalus adspersus chromosome 2, UCB_Pads_2.0, whole genome shotgun sequence and includes:
- the LOC140323224 gene encoding guanylyl cyclase inhibitory protein, producing the protein MGQVASMPRKCGTYVLELHEWYRKFVQECPSGLITLHEFRQFFCDFTVGKESSEYAEQIFRALDTNGDGIVDFREYVTAISMLAHGTPEEKLRWSFNLYDKDKDGAITRTEMLDIMKAVYKMSVAASITKFNPMTAEECTNRIFIRLDKDHNAVISLQEFVDGSLDDDWIREMLECDLSTVEIHKVTKCSTLPARPSRERLFNTNP